In Desmonostoc muscorum LEGE 12446, the genomic window ATTAGAGGTTGGTGTTTGTGTCTGTCCAAGTCCTGAACTATTAACTGTGGTTTGAACTAATGGGGTAACAATCACACCAGTAGCAAATGAGCCAACTGTCAAATAACGAGTTTGTTTACCTCGAAGAATTTGGCTTTCTTGAGGTAAATAATTGTTAGCTAAAGTAATCTTGTTAACTTTAGAAATCGCTTTCCACTTGGGGCGGATCTTTTCAATCGAGCCGCTTGAGTTTTGCGGCGTGGTTTGGTCAAGATTATTTGTATGTGTTTGTTCATTCGGTTGATTTTGAACTACTTGAGCAAGATCCGGATCTAATGAAGATTGCTTGCTGGTGCTAGTTTCGGCATAAGCAATTTTGCCGTAAGAACCGATGCTGCGGAGTTTGTTCAATTGTTCAAGGGGATCTAGGGGCGCTACTGCCCGCGTTCCCATAGAAGGTCTTGGAGAAAAACTCGTGCGTGTTAATGGCTGAGTGTAGGTTCTAATCGGTTGTGATGTAGTCTGAACTACGCGACGTGGTTGTATATTTTGAACAGGACGTGGCGCAGGTCGTGGAGATGGTGGGCTAGATGGCACGACCTTTTGGTTTACTGAAACTGGTACTGGCGCTGGTTGGTCAAATTTATTTTTGTTAATGCGACCTAACTCATCTTCTTGATCCGACAGAGCTAGTTTTGCACGAGCGTCACCATCCCCCTCACTATCTTGTGTTTGTTCTGTAGCAGTAATAGTTTCCCCTGGCTTTTGAGCAATCTTTTCCGGTGGAGAAGGATTAAATACTCCATTGAGTATCAAAAATATAGCTAAAAATCCAACTCCAAAAGGCACAGCAATTATCCCTAATCGTGACCAAGGAGAAGTAACAAAATTGTGCTTAGTAGGAACTAATAAACTTTCCGGTTCTAGCTGTTTGTCAGGGTTATTTTTATGGTCAGCATCACCCATACTTAGTAATTTGTCTATAGTTGATCCAGACCCTTTACTGTTGTTTTCACTCATTTCTTTCTCCCGAAGTTTAAATCTACAATTTCTGTAATTTCTAATCCGGCGTGACGGGCTGCATAAATCTTCTTAGCTAACTCAGTGGTATTAGCTGGGATATATTCTGGATTAGAAATTGAAGAAACTGTAACGGTTTTGTTGAAAGCAATTCCTTTACCTGAGTTATATTCACGCTCAAAAGTTACCAGCGTACCAATAAAATCTATTTCCCATTTCCCTGATTTAATTTGACGTGGTTGGGATATGAATCTAGGAATTAAAGATACTTGAGTATCACCATTGAATACACCTATCGGAGTGATTGATGCTAATTTCTTGAGAAAGGCGGGGCGAAATCCTTCATTTTCACTTAAAGCAAATGCAGCATCATAGGCTCTAGTCGTAACCCTACTATTAGATTTATTATTAACTCTGCCTACTTCTACCCCAGTATCTTGCTTAGTGATAGGTTCTCCTTTCTCATTAAATGCTTTTACTAATCCATCCCAATTAAACGTAGTAATAAATGTATCAGATACAAATTTTTTAATTACTTCATCAGACCGTTCTTTTGGGTCTACTGCTCTAGCGGCAATTGTCTCTCCTGATGAGAGTTGTACTAATGCCAACTGTTTTTTATTTAAAACACTAATCGCTCCATAACTTAGAAATTGTAATAACAGAGAAAGCGCAGCCATTGAAAATCCAGCTAGAGAAATTATCCCAACTCTTGTTGTTACATATTTGTTGTAACTAAGTAATTGTAATGGTTCTTTTGGTTGAGTTTTATTTTTGGGATTCAACATAGGTTTTATTTAGCTAATTTCCCGACTAAACTACCACCTTTAGTAGCAACACCTTTAGCAATCTCAATGGCAATCCCACTGTAAGTTTCAGTAGCTTTATTAATTTGAAGTAAAACAGAAACGCCACCACCAGCCGCTAAACCTGTAGCTAAGAATGGCGCAATTATACCAATTGTAAATAGGAAGAACATTGGCTGATAAGATTTAGAATCAGCGACTAATTGCCCGGCGAAACCAACAATGATATTGAAGCAGAGCTTGCCAAAACCTACACTGAAATACCCTACTAACCAACTGTAAATTGATTTAGCTCCGTAAGGTAGCAGAGAACCACCAACAGCTATAGGCCCCAGCAGTGCTGTTACGAGCATAGTCAGTTCAATTCCCCATTGATAAGCCCCATTCATTCCGACTAAAATTATCGTAACTATGTCAGTAACAGCAGACCCAACAAAAGCATTAATGGGAGATAAAATTAAATCAAGTCCATTTGCTTTCCCATCTTTAACATCATTAAAAGCATCGATTGCACCATCTACTGCATTTACAAACCAAGAAAAAACTCCATTATTCTTTTTAAACTTATCTGGATATTTTTTGGTTAAATATTCTTTAGCTTGATCTAAACAGTTGATCTCTTCTTGTTGACTTAAAGATGAATTTCTACATTTATTTACAGCAATACCAATAGCACTACGTGCTGCTTCAGTTCCCAATGCACTTTCGTATGCTTGCTTGAGGTCAATTCCTGCCGCTGCTTCGCTAAGAACTATATTATTTACATTATTAATATAGTTTCTAATCCCCAAAGTTGACTTTCCTAGTACATCCCCCTTATTACTGAGTAAAATAATTACTATTAACGGCCAAATGAAGTCTGTATAAGCTCTTTGCTCTTCCCCATTCATCATCTTCTTTGTCCATTCAACGACGAAGAAAGTTAGTGTTGCTACAGCAAATAAAGCACCAACTGTACAAATTGCTGAATAAACACCACCTGTAATAGTCTCGTTCCAAAGCTCATCAAACCCTTGCGCTATTGAAGCTGAATTTTCTTTTGCTAAATCAGCTAAATCGCCACCATCTAGTTGGGCTAGTAAAAACATGATTTAAATCCTTGCTCAATACAGTAATTTGGTCAGATATTTGAACGCTAGTTCATTGTTTGTATAGGAAGAGAAAGCTCTTGTAACGTAAGAATTCAGCTATTCTGAAGTCAGAAGTCAGGATTCAGAACAGTAGAAGAATCAAAAACTCATTTGACTCATAAATGTACTTGGAATATCAAACCTTTTATAAATTCTGACTTCTGACTCCTGTACATGGATAGCGGGGCGTTTAGCCCGTGCTGAATTTTTATCTTGTAACTTTACCTCCTACTGCGTTTCTATACCTTTTAATCAGTCAGCAGAAGTAGGATCTAGCCGTGCATTAAGTATGACTTCATGTACTAGAGATAATCTGCCATCTTCTTCGGAGTTCTCCTTTTTCCGTTGGGAGTCAAGATGATCTGCCACTTGCGTCAGCATCAGGTTCGAGTAAGCATTGTCCTGTCGGGCTGATAAAGAATCAGTACGCTGCTGTGCCAACATTGACACAATTAAGCCGTTCTGAGCGGCGATCGCCTTGAGAACGTTTTGAGAGGCATCCATGTTCTGAGCTTCATCAGAAATATCTTTTGCAAGCTTAACGATTTGTGCAGTAGTATCAATTTTTTCTTGAGTTTGCTGCTGTCCTTTTTCGCTGACGACGCTAGCGACAGAAGCCAAAGCTAGGTTACGTTCCAGCTTCTGTGCTTTTTCTTGGGCGACAGGATAAGAATAATCATCTTTGAGCGTATTTTTCAATTGTTCAGCCGAAGCAATCGGGTCGGGCGCACCCAATTGTCCGATAGAACTATTAATTGCAGCTGACGCATTTTCTTTGATGTCAGCCCAACCACTGTTAATCTCATCTTTAGCCCAGGTTTGAATTTCCGAAACTTCTCCTTGAAGATCCGATACGATAGAACTAAAAAAATCGTTGATGCTGATGCCATAGCTAGGTGCAGCAATAAATAAGCTGACAAAAGTCGCAGAAGTTATCGCACCAAGAGTCAATTTATTCATGATTGGTTTCATCTTACGCCACCTGTTTTAAATGTAAATTTGAGAGCAATGTTTTAGCCAAATCTGATAACTCTTCTCCCCGAATCATTCTGATA contains:
- a CDS encoding TrbI/VirB10 family protein codes for the protein MSENNSKGSGSTIDKLLSMGDADHKNNPDKQLEPESLLVPTKHNFVTSPWSRLGIIAVPFGVGFLAIFLILNGVFNPSPPEKIAQKPGETITATEQTQDSEGDGDARAKLALSDQEDELGRINKNKFDQPAPVPVSVNQKVVPSSPPSPRPAPRPVQNIQPRRVVQTTSQPIRTYTQPLTRTSFSPRPSMGTRAVAPLDPLEQLNKLRSIGSYGKIAYAETSTSKQSSLDPDLAQVVQNQPNEQTHTNNLDQTTPQNSSGSIEKIRPKWKAISKVNKITLANNYLPQESQILRGKQTRYLTVGSFATGVIVTPLVQTTVNSSGLGQTQTPTSNNTKSIARLQEDLRDNYGQVAIPSGTIFAVELASVDGGSYAIAYVQGIIKDNTEYPISAGAISVTGEGGRPLLARRFQDRGGEIARSDLFGGAVSALGKVGEIMNQPDSEEEILDESTGRIRTRSSGNQRNITGALMSGFFGQVSQNLSQRNQRATKEITSRPNTWFIPQGTKVTFNVNRSLELP